A single genomic interval of Papaver somniferum cultivar HN1 unplaced genomic scaffold, ASM357369v1 unplaced-scaffold_7, whole genome shotgun sequence harbors:
- the LOC113343911 gene encoding uncharacterized protein LOC113343911, translating into MGFRTHRCRFCWQDKEADISIQKIQTFIHLAACIMHFIWKHRCRIFFNNITPNHNYVIHQVRSYIAYHHLGHTSDNHQISLRNNISLTLTWKPPPLQFLKINIDASFNYNSLLAGIGIITRTSTGAYVMGRGTVRRAINVQQAEAWALLESMQLAASNGWTHVIFETDNLSNSTVLQQQSTLSHWQSMPLLKKCMNICNINPVWSCVFVHKSCNKTEDALAKTSRKLNVCGE; encoded by the exons ATGGGTTTCAGAACTCATCGATGCAGATTCTG CTGGCAAGACAAGGAAGCTGATATATCTATTCAGAAGATTCAAACATTTATTCACTTAGCAGCCTGCATTATGCATTTTATTTGGAAACATAGATGTAGAATTTTCTTTAATAATATAACACCCAATCACAACTATGTCATTCATCAAGTAAGATCCTATATTGCATATCATCATTTAGGCCATACATCTGATAATCATCAAATTTCTCTTAGAAATAATATCAGTTTGACTCTTACTTGGAAACCACCTCCTTTACAATTTCTGAAGATTAacattgatgcttcttttaattATAATTCCTTATTAGCTGGTATTGGAATTATAACTAGAACCTCTACAGGAGCATATGTTATGGGAAGGGGGACAGTAAGACGAGCCATAAATGTTCAACAAGCTGAAGCCTGGGCATTGTTGGAGTCTATGCAACTGGCTGCATCAAATGGGTGGACTCATGTTATTTTTGAAACGGATAACCTTAGTAACAGTACTGTTCTGCAACAACAATCTACTCTTTCTCATTGGCAAAGTATGCCTCTTCTTAAAAAATGTATGAATATATGTAACATTAATCCTGTTTGGTCATGTGTGTTTGTTCATAAATCTTGTAATAAAACTGAAGATGCTCTTGCTAAAACATCTAGAAAACTTAACGTATGTGGGGAATAG
- the LOC113343909 gene encoding uncharacterized protein LOC113343909 — MFLIDASAPPSDLDASTVLQLDALCRQWMFSTMAKVLMLTVLKSGNTAKKIWDHLQHLFQDNKGSRAATLESKFVNLKFIDCIDVDDYCDKLKALASRLSDLDFSMNDKRLVIQLVNGLPEEYNTDASFIQQSMPSSDATRSQLRTEEIRREQQSNSGSHTALAAAKLDLHSPVAADPRRREQKLVTPERYPTAPSPHYAVPTDDQPSFTMVREAPLLPTPAGPRHSYPSPQPYPSARSNWSPHWASPPSPYPTAPSPHYAAPYWASQHTASGRGRGRQHRGRGRGRGRSTLPARSPQAFLTPTTEYLQPTDIAEAYSSMSLHTPDDAFYMDTGATSHITSDPGTLQNVSHSSSIRSIVVGNGNSIPVSASGSKLLNLPSHLLVLNDTLDLSSRKTILRCASSGELYPITTSVVSASSSSSKHNLSLAVCSPDIWHRLFGHLGKAVLDTLRSQFFIQLIYGRHRLT, encoded by the exons ATGTTTCTTATAGATGCATCAGCCCCGCCGTCGGATTTAGACGCCTCTACCGTTCTTCAACTGGATGCTCTCTGCCGCCAATGGATGTTTTCCACCATGGCCAAAGTTTTGATGCTTACTGTTCTCAAATCCGGAAACACAGCGAAAAAAATTTgggatcatcttcaacatctttTCCAAGACAACAAAGGTAGTCGTGCCGCAACGCTTGAGAGTAAGTTTGTAAATCTCAAATTtattgattgcattgatgttgatGATTACTGTGATAAGCTAAAGGCACTTGCAAGCCGATTAAGTGACCTTGATTTTTCCATGAATGATAAACGATTGGTAATCCAACTTGTCAATGGACTTCCGGAGGAGTATAATACCGATGCTTCGTTTATTCAACAATCCATGCCATCGTCTGACGCCACTCGGTCTCAATTACGCACCGAAGAAATTCGACGTGAACAACAATCGAATTCCGGCTCTCATACTGCCCTTGCTGCTGCAAAACTCGATCTCCATTCACCTGTTGCTGCTGACCCTCGTCGTCGTGAACAAAAACTGGTGACGCCTGAGCGATACCCAACTGCCCCAAGCCCACACTATGCTGTCCCAACTGATGACCAGCCCAGCTTCACTATGGTCCGAGAGGCACCTCTCTTGCCAACCCCAGCAGGCCCAAGACACTCATACCCATCTCCTCAACCGTACCCATCAGCTCGCAGCAACTGGAGTCCTCACTGGGCCTCTCCACCGAGCCCGTACCCCACTGCACCAAGCCCACATTATGCTGCCCCTTACTGGGCTTCTCAACACACAGCTTCTGGACGTGGCCGTGGTCGCCAACACCGTGGCCGTGGCCGTGGTCGCGGTCGCAGCACCTTGCCAGCCCGTTCACCGCAAGCTTTCCTCACTCCCACCACTGAATACCTACAGCCGACGGACATTGCCGAGGCCTATAGTTCCATGAGCCTCCACACGCCGGATGATGCTTTCTACATGGACACGGGTGCAACATCACATATAACGTCCGATCCAGGTACTTTACAAAATGTCTCTCACTCTAGCAGTATTCGTTCTATCGTGGTAGGAAACGGCAATAGCATTCCAGTCTCTGCTAGCGGCTCTAAGCTTCTAAATCTTCCATCCCATCTTCTTGTCCTCAACGATACTCTT gacttGAGTTCGAGGAAGACTATCCTACGATGTGCTAGTTCTGGGGAGCTCTATCCTATAACCACTTCTGTCGTGTCTGCTTCATCTTCGTCATCTAAGCACAACCTTTCTCTTGCCGTATGTTCACCTGACATTTGGCATCGTCTCTTTGGTCATCTTGGCAAGGCTGTTTTAGATACCTTACGCTCTCAGTTTTTCATTCAAT tgatttatggacGTCACCGTTTAACATAG
- the LOC113343910 gene encoding extensin-2-like — MARISACLVHALTLFVLIHVALAEYEPYTPNKETPYKKPVVDLTVEAYLPKYEAPKYVYASPPPPAYIAPKYEAPKYTPKYVYTSPPPPAYVAPKYEAPKYTPKYEAPKYEASKYTPKYEAPKYEAPKYKAPKYEAPKYTPKYEASKYTPKYVYASPPPPAYVAPKYEAPVYTAKYMYASPPPPAYVAPKYEAPVYTPKYVYASPPPPAYVAPKYEAPVYTPKYVYASPPPPVADICSLMEFHFLFVLMFLHYDAI; from the exons ATGGCAAGGATCTCAGCATGTCTGGTTCATGCTTTAACCTTATTCGTTCTAATCCATGTTGCACTAGCTGAATACGAGCCTTACACGCCCAACAAGGAAACTCCATACAAGAAACCAGTTGTAGATCTTACTGTAGAAGCATATCTTCCAAAATACGAAGCTCCAAAATACGTCTatgcatctccaccaccaccggcttacatcgctcccaagtacgaagcaccaaagtatACTCCTAAATACGTTTACACCTCTCCACCACCACCGGCTTACGTCgctcccaagtacgaagcaccaaaatATACTCCGAAATACGAAGCCCCAAAGTACGAAGCATCAAAATATACTCCTAAATACGAAGCACCCAAATACGAAGCACCAAAATACAAAGcacccaagtacgaagcaccaaagtacACTCCTAAATACGAAGCGTCAAAGTATACTCCTAAATATGTCtacgcatctccaccaccaccggcttacgtcgcccccaagtacgaagcaccagtGTACACCGCTAAATACATGtacgcatctccaccaccaccggcctacgtcgcccccaagtacgaagcaccagtGTACACCCCTAAGTACGTCtacgcatctccaccaccaccggcctacgtcgcccccaagtacgaagcaccagtGTACACCCCTAAGTACGTCtacgcatctccaccaccaccg GTTGCAGATATATGTTCACTAATGGAATTTCATTTCCTTTTCGTTTTAATGTTTCTGCATTATGATGCAATATAA